The DNA window TGGCCTCCGCGTAGCTCGACTTCGGGTTGTGCACGTAGGCTCTCACGCGGTCACCCGGAACGGCCCCCTCCACGAAAATCACGTAGCCGTCCATACGGGCAAGGGATTTTCCCTTGTCGGCAAATTTTTCAATGTCGAGGTCAATCAGCTCACCTCGGGTAACAGGGGGCATGAGAGGCGTTCGTCAATGATGAGGGGCAGAACGTCCAGTAGAGGAGGTCCGGGGCCGACCGTCGGCCAGATGGGGGGCAGCAAAAGGAAGGACCCCGGAGGGAAAATACGGAATACGGCCGCTGCTGTTGTCTGCGGAGGACCAGGCTCTTGCTGGCGGCACCCCGCGTTCGCACCGACGATCCGGAATGGACTTTGATAATGTAAGGCCTGTACACAGAAGATGGGGCCGGATGAGGAGAAGAATCGTCGCGACCGTCGGTCCTGAGAGAAAACGGTAGGCGGTTGTCGGTGGGAAGATGAGGATCGCCGGGGGAATCCATGGGAATTCTTGTTCTCTTCTGGTAACATTTGTCTACCCGACTGTTTGTTTGTAGTACCCCTTCGACCGCGCACTGTGCACTTGAAGGCGTCAGCCAGAATGGAACGTCTGCCGCGAGATGCGTCTCGTGACAATTTCGTTCCGACATTCCCGCAGCAACGTACAGAATCATCCTCGGTATCCGGTATAGAAAGCGGCCAACCACTCCGTCTGGTCCGCTTCGGTTGAGTACGACCGGTTGTGCGACCCTCATTGACTCGCCCCCGTGTTCATGGTCACACTTAAGGACGTTGCTCGTGAAGCGGACGTGTCGATTTCAACCGTGTCGCGAGCCCTCAACAATTCCGAAAAAGTCCACCCCCAAACCAAGCAGCGTGTGCGAGAAGTAGCCGACGAGTTGGGCTACAAGCCGAGTCGAGTGGCCCGGCGCCTGCGGTTGGAAGAGGGGAAGGCCAGTCTTCTCGGGCTCGTGATTCCCGACATTCAGAACCCATTTTTTGCCGATGTCACGCGGGGGGTAGAGGACGTGGCCCAGGCCCACGACTACGGTCTCCTTCTCAGCAACTCCGATGAGGACCCGGAGAAGCAGCGCTTTGTGCTCGACATTCTCCAGACGGAGGAGGTTGATGGGGTCATTGTGCCGCCGGTTTGTGACGAGGACACGGCGATTGCGCAATTGCTGGAGACCAATATCGCGGTGGTGTGCGTCGATCGCCGGATGCAGAATGCACGCGTGGACACGATTCTCTCCGACAACCGAAAAGGGGCCTACGAGGCCGTGTCCCACCTCCTTGAACTCGGGCACAGGCGTATCGGCTTTATCGGGGGTATTCCGCGGATCTCGACCCTTACCGAGCGGCGACAGGGCTATGAGCAGGCCCTCTCCGATCACGGCCAGGCGGTCGATCCTGCGCTGATAAAAGAGACGGAGACCCGCCGAGAGCGGGGGAAGCTTTTGACCGAGGAACTATTGGCGTTGGCGGATCCGCCGACGGCCCTGTTTACGGGCAACAACCTCACCACACTCGAAGTCTTGTCTACGTTGCACGAGCGCGGTGTGGCGGTGCCGGAGGAGATGGCCGTGGTTGGGTACGACGACGTGCCGTGGCCGATGGCGCTGAATCCTCCGCCCACGGTCGTCGATCAGCCCGGGTATGAGATGGGACGCCGGGCCGCAGAGATCTTGTTGGAGCGCCTCCAGAATCCAGGTCGTTCGCCGACGACGGTCACCCTCCAGCCGCGTCTCATCGTTCGTCAGTCGTGCGGGGCCGGCGTGAAATCACCAGTCTAACGTTTTTTCCGGGCCGGCGGCTGTGTCAGTAGTGGAGGCCGAGGCGAACGAGGACGCGGCGGCCGGGAAGCGTCCGGGCGGTCGGGGCCGGGCGCGACGGAGTGATGCTCTGGTCGAAGGCATTCCGGCGATCGAAGACGTTGACGAGGCGCACCTGTGCCGTCAGGTGGACGTCCCCCATCGTGGTGTTGCCGTCGAGCCCCAGGTCGAGGCGCGAGTACGGAGACAGCGTCTGCCGGCCAGGATGAGAGAGGGCGTAGTTGCTGAGCACTTTGTTCTTGCCGGCAAGGGTGAGGTAATCGTAGTAGGCGCCTCGGAAGGCCCACGAGCGTCCCCAGATGCCGTGCCAGTGCGCCCGGGCGGTAAGACCGCCCGCCAGCGCCACGTCGAGCCCAGTGGTGATCCGGACCGGTTGCTCCCAGGGGGCAGGGACGTAGCGCCCGTCGAACCGATCGGGGTATCGGCGTTCGGCTCCACTCCATTCGATACTCGCACGGCCGGACACCCGCTCCCCGTCCCGCTGGAGATGGAGGGCCACACCGTACGCTCGGCCGCGCCCCGCCGCGACGAAGTCCGACTGTGTGTCGAATGAGCGCTGCGGGGGGGCGGTCGGCTGGGGCGATTGTACGAGCCCGGCGTAGTCGACCTCCAGCGTGCGCGGTTGCCACTTGTAGTACGTTTCGAGGCGAGTCGACCACGTGGCCGTGGGGGTCAGGAGTATGCTGCCGGTGGTGTGGTACGCCCGCGGAGGAGCGAGGGAGGCATCGAGGGGGAGCCAGAACTGGACGGACGGTACCACGGAGGTGGGGCCGGCGCTGCTAATCTCCGATTGGAGCACGTACTGCCGGTACAGCCCGCCCGCGACCCGTACGGCGAGTCCCCCTAGTGGCGTTGACGACTGGTCGTAGCGCAGGGAGAGCCGTGGCTCGGCGTACACGGAGGCTCGACTGCGAAGGTAGGTGAGGCGCGTGCCCACCGTGCCCGTAAGGTTGAGGCCGGGGGACACTTCCGCTTCTGCGTAGCTGCCGACCTGCCAGTCGCTCGATTCGTGCTCCAGAATGCCGAGGAACGGATTTCGGACGCGAAACTGGCCGTGCAGAAACTGCGGGGTTACGCCGACCCGAAGATGTGTGCGTGGGGACAGGCTCACGTCAACGTCAGCGTGCCCGCCCCACTCGCCGATTTGGTTCCCCTCGCCGGAGTGCGACGCCACGACGCGTTCGGACGGGGGAGAGAGAGCAGGGGAAGAGGCGTGCTGCAGCAGAGAGTCTTGACGGAAGCCGAAGAACGTATCGGAATCATGCCAGCTGCCCCGGAGCTGTATCGCCCCCGTCACCCGGCTACCGGCGAGCCACTCGTAACGGCCCTGCACGGCCGTGTTGGACCAGTTGTATCGGTCTTGTGAGAGCAGGAGGCGAGAGCCGTCACGCGTCGAGAGGAGACTCGCCACGTCGGTACCCAAGCGGGTGCGGCCCCGGTACCCCGATACGGCGATCTGCTGAAACGGGGTCAACTCCTGCCGCACCGCCGCGTGCACGTCCGAAAACTGCACGTGGGCCCTTCGGGTTTGCGTTGGATCGGCGTCTTTTGCTCCCACCGTGCCCATCCACGACGAGGCGAGAGCGCGGTCGAGCGTGGTACGGGTGTCGAGGAGAGAGTGCAGGGACGGGGCGCGGTAGGCATCCCACACGCTCGTTCGGACGGCCCCCATTGCCTGTCCTGTGGACGAAGAGGACGTCAGCCATTCAAGGTCAGCACGAGCATGTATACTGAGCGGGTCTATCTGTGCGGCGCCGTACTGGGCGTCCGAGCGCGAGAGGTCGTGCGTTGCGTCCATCACGCCAGCCGTGTAGCTTCCGTGTGCCGCTCCGAATCCCGCCTTGTGCACCGTGAGGCGTTCCAGCGCCTGAGGGCTGAAGGCACTGAGAAGGCCGCCCAGGCTCACCGGCTCGCGTACGGGCACCCCGTCAAGGCGCATCACGTGTTCGCCGCTGCTCCCGCCCTGCACGTTTACCTCGGCAAGCGGGCGATTCAGCGAGACTCCGATCCGTCGGCTTGCACTCCGCAACACGTCGGGCGTCCCGCGCCCGGACATCTGCTCAAGGGCGTCCGACGAGAGCGTGGTGCGCCCCAGCGACGCGGAGGGCAGTCGCTGCTGCAGCCCGTCTACCACGATCGGGGCCGTATCCACGACCCGGCGGCGGAGGGCCACGCGAATGGTATCGCGTCCGTTGGGGGGGACCCGAACGCTGTCGAGGGCCGAGCGGTAGCCCACGTACGTGACGACGAGGCGGTGCATTCCGGCAAGTACCGGCGCAACTGTGAACTGGCCGGCCGAATTGGTGGCTGTCCCCGTGCCGGCGTCGGCCAGCAGGACATTGGCGTTGGGGAGTGGCTCGCCTGTGGCAGCGTCTACCACCCGTCCGGCAATGCGTCCTGTCGAGGGCGAGGCCTCGGGCGAGGCGACAAGTAGATAGCTGCCGCTTGCTGTTCGGAGAAACTCCACGCCGGTTCCGTCCAGAATGCAGGACAGCAGTCCCTCAGCTGTTGCGCTACGGGCCCGACAGTAGACGGTCTTTCCCTCCACGAGCGTCGTGGAGTACGCGAGGTCAACGCTCGTGCGTGTCACAAGCGCCTGGAGGGCCTCATTGAGCGGGACGTTGCGCAGGGCCAGAGTGTAACGGTCGGTCTCGGTAGAATCGGGGACCTGAGCCTGAGCGGGGGCGGGGCCGAAGAGCAGAAGGCCGACCAGAAGCCACGACCAGACCGGAGGACGGAATCGGAGGGACGGCGTACACATGGCGGAAGGCCAAGTCGGCAAGGAAGGGCGGGGCCCGGACAATCATTTTGAGTCTCGTACGAGCTCGTAGCCTCGACTCGTTTTCCGGTATGAGAGGTCCTGGATCAGACAAATGTCGCGCAGTACGTTCGTTAAACGAGCATCGCGAGCGTAATGGAGCGTCATTGTATCGGTTGCGGCAGGAGGCACGGAAAGAGTCAGCGAAGAGCCGAATCGCCGCTCCAGTTCCCGAAGCACGTCCGGAAGGGGGGCCTCGGCCATTGCGAATCCGCCCTGTCGCCAGGCCTGTACGTACTTGAGATCGATCGGCCGGGGCGCGACCGGGGCGTTCTTCCCGCGTACGCGACTCATTTCACCGGGGGCATCCAGCACCACGGCTCCTGTTCCGGACGATGCATCCGTTCCGGTTACCTGCACGCGCCCCGTTTGCACCGTGACAGTTGTTTCCGACGTCTGTCGGCCCGGCTGGGTATGAACATTGAAGGTCGTGCCCAGCACCTCGATCTGGGCATTGGCGGTATGTACCCGGAACGGACGATTGCGAGCCACGATCGAGAAGAACGCCTCTCCGTTGAGGGTGACGCGCCGGGGCGGCGCGTCGCCCAGAATGGACGAGAGGCGGCGGGGATACGTGAGCGTCGTTGCGCCGTTTAGCTCAACGGTCGAGCCGTCCGGGAGGCCCACGGTCGTTTGCTCTCCGGGCGTTGTCGTTACGGTCACCGGTTGGCTCCACCACCATCCCCCAATTCCCACGAGCATAAGGACAAGAAGCGTGGCCGTGAGGGGATGCGTCCAGCGCCGTTTCGCGTGCTGGGCGGCCGGGGGCCGGTCCGGGGCCCGGCGCGTCTCGGCCTCGGTGGCAGAGGAGAGGTCGAGTCGGTCGGCCAGCCGGTCCCACTCCTCATCCACATCGAACGACGCCGCACGCTCGTCGTCGGATTTCTGAAGAAGGGACCAGATTCGCTCGTAGTCGGAGGCATTGTCTCCGTCGGTGAGTTCGTCGAAGTCGGAAGGCAGTGAAGGAGGCATATTCATCTCGCGGGCCGTGGGCGCAGGGCGAAGCGGCAGGGGGAACAGAGGGGAACGGTCAGGACGAACGGAGGTCGGGACGGTGATTGTAAAGGCGGCGGCGAAGACGCTTCATTGCACGCACGAGATGGTTGTTCACGGTTTTCGGGGAAATGTCCATCACCGCGGCAATTTCGTCGTGGCTAAGATTGTTTTGCCGACGCAGCAAGAGGGCCTCCCGCTGCCGTTTCGGGAGCTCGGCCACCCATTCGTCGAGCAAGTCCTGGAGCAGGCGGGCGTCGAGGGTGCGGTCCGGGGACGGGGGCGAGGCGTCGGGATGAAGCCGTTTCAGCTCTGCCTGGTTGTCGCGACGCACCTCCTCTGAGCGCTGTTGGTTGTATACGCGGTGGCGCGCCATCTGGAAGACGTACGCTCGAAGCGAGCCGATTGTGTTCAGACGGTCGCGAATGGACCACAGTTTGGCGAACGTGTCCTGCGTAAGGTCGTGGGCGAGTGCCTCGTCGTTCACCATGCCGCAGATGAAGCGGAAGACGGGCTCGGACAGCTGTCGAAAGAGGTGCTCGAAGGCGGTCTCGTCCCCATGGGCGAGCCGTTCCTGCAGGCCCTCGATGGACGGGGGATTCGAGGGCGCGGCCTCCGAGGAGGAGGGAGAAGGTCCGGACGCCGCGTCGACAGAGGTCGAATCGGGCAGGGAAGGGTCGTCCATCGGTCGGGGGCCGGCCAAGGGGGAAAAGAGCGGACGGGCAGGAACGAAGGGACGTCTGAGCAGGGTTCATCATGCGACGGGATCGTACACGAGACGATCACCTCTTTCGAGGGAAAGAACCATTTCATTACAACTGCGATGGCAAAAAGTAGACACGGAGTCGGAGGCGAACACCCAGTTTGAGAAAGGGAGATCCTGTGAAGGGTTTGAGAAGTTCTGGGGCCGGGTCCGCTTTTCGACAGAAGCCGGGGAGGGGCAGGGCAACAGGGGAACTGTGCTCACTGCGAAGCGCAAAACGGGAGGGATCACGAAGGGCGCAGGCGTACGTATGAGAAAGGCGATTTTCGAAGCCGTTCTCATACCGCATGTCTCTCCCGTCCTCGTCTCAGCCGTCCACGCGCTCAGTGGCCCCGTGGCGTCAAGATCCGCAGCACGACGGATCGCTCTGGAGTACATTCTGGCGAGCTCTCTCGCCCTCTCAACTCTTTGTCGGGTCCTTTCTGCTTATGATCGCGGCGGGAACCGTTGGGTTCAAGGTGCTGCCGGGGCTCTATACAGGGCCGCCCCTGAACTGGCTCGACGCGCTTTTTACCGCAACGAGCGCCATCTGCGTGACGGGACTCATTGTGGTGGATACGGCGACCTACTTCACCACCTGGGGACAGGCGTACGTCCTGCTCCTCATTCAGCTCGGCGGGCTCGGCATCATTGCATTCACGTCGCTCATTATCGTGGTGCTGGGACGACGCATGTCGCTTCGGCAGGAGACCTTGACGAGTGGGGCGGCGGGGATCGTGGAAGAGATTGACTATCGCGAACTGACGTGGGCCATTTTCCGATTCACGGTCCTCGCAGAGCTTCTCGGGGCGGTGCTGCTTTACGTTTGCTGGGGGCCGCAACTGGGGTGGACTGGCGCCGTGTGGCCATCGGTCTTTCATTCCATCAGCGCGTTTTGCAACGCGGGGTTCTCCACGTTCTCGACCTCGCTGATGGGCTTTCAGTCCAACCTACCGCTGCTGATGGTGGTGATGGCGCTCATTGTGGTGGGCGGGCTGGGCTTTCTCACGCTGGAGGAGCTCTACGTGTGGCGCCGTGTGTATCGAGAGAAGGAGCGTTTCCGGCTGTCAGTGCACTCGCAGCTCGTGCTTGGGACAACCGTCCTCCTCATCGTGGGCGGGTGGGTTGCATTCACGGCATTCGAGTGGGACAGTACGCTGGCGGGCATGTCGTGGGGAGAGCGCCTCGTGAACGGGCTCTTTGCGAGCATAACGCCCCGCACGGCGGGGTTCAACTCGATCGACTACGCGCAGATGGAGACGGAAACGAGTGTTCTGACGCTCATCTACATGATGATCGGCGGCTCGCCCGGCTCCACGGCCGGAGGGGTGAAAACCACCACGTTCGCCATTCTCGGACTTCTGGCGTGGTCGCGACTCCACGGCAAGCCCACGACGAGCATTTCCGGCCGCACCCTCCCTGAAAGCACGGTGCAGAAGGCCATGAGCCTGTTCATCGTGGCGATTAGCATCGTCGCGCTTGGCATTTTCGTTTTCAGTACCACGGAAATTCCGCACACGATGCCAGCCGCCGATGCTCCATTCCTCTCCTACGTTTTCGAGGCTGTGAGCGCCTTCAACACCGTGGGGTTATCAATGGGCGCAACCGGGGCGTTGACGGAGGCTGGGCGCATCACGACCATCCTGCTCATGTTCATCGGGCGCGTGGGGACGCTCACGTTCGTCGCGGCGATGGCACGCGAGCCCAAACGCATTGCCGGGGGCTTTCGGTATGCGCACGAGGACGTAGCGATTGGCTAAAATTCTTTCTCCCTGGCCTTGTGCTTTCTGTCAGCAGCTATAACCCGGGACGCATCCCTGTTCGGGTGAGAAATGTTGAAGGTAGGAAGGTTGCTGATGATTTCTCCTACACTTTGCTCCGATGCTCATTTTCGAAACAGAAGAGATCTCCATCGTTACGCAGTCCTCATTTTCCAGCGGGTCGGGCAAGCATCAAAGCCATGCTCTGAACGTAACAGGTACTCTCTCCTAGGTAAAACGCGCCCGGACGCCCACACTCCCAGACGCCCACACACTGGACGAGATGCCCACCGCCGAATCCCTTCCTACGCAGGACCCCGTCATCGCCAACGCGTCGGTCACCGCCCGCGAGTCGGCGCAGGACCACATCGTGATCCGCGGGGCGCGGCAGCACAACCTGAAGGACGTGGACCTCGACCTGCCGCGCAACGAGCTCATCGTCTTCACCGGCCCGTCCGGCTCCGGCAAATCGAGCCTCTGCTTCGACACCATCTACGCCGAGGGCCAGCGCCGCTACGTGGAGAGCCTGAGCGCCTACGCGCGGCAATTTCTGGAGCGGATGGACAAGCCGGAGGCCGACCTCATCACCGGCCTCGCCCCGGCCATCGCCATCGAGCAGAAAACGTCGGGCAACAATCCGCGCTCGACCGTTGCCACGCAGACGGAGATCTACGACCACCTGCGCCTCCTCTTCGCCCGCATCGGCACCACGTACTCGCCGGTGAGCGGAAAGCCCGTGAGCAAAGACACGCCGCACGGCGTGGCCCACGCGCTGGAGGACGAGATGGAGGATGGCAGCCGGTTCTACCTCTGCGCGCCCATCCCCGAGCATTCGGACATGGCCCTGCGCGACGAGCTCCGCAGCCTCCGCGAACGCGGCTTCTACCGGATCCTCCTGCTTCCCACCGAACGGCAGGCGGAGAAGGGCGAAACGCCGGAGACGATCGACCTCAACCAGCAGGACCCCAGCAGCGTCAACAGCTACGGGCGCGACCGGCTGCTCGTCCTCATCGACCGGCTGAAGGTGAAGGCAGGCGACGAAGACACGCGCTCCCGCATCGCCGAGTCTGTGGAGCAGGCGTTCGACGAGGGCGACGGCCGGTGCACGATTGTGCCCGCCCTGCGCGGTCGCGACGAACCGCCCGAAGACGGCGTCCCGACGTACGAGTTTAGCGCCCACTTTGAGCGGGACGGCATGCGGTTCAAGGAGCCGACGCCGCAGCTCTTCAGCTTCAACAGCCCGGTGGGCGCCTGTCCCACGTGCCAAGGCTTCGGGCGCGTGGCCGGGCTCGACGAGGATCTCATCATCCCTAACAAGGAGCTCTCGATCCGGGAGGGTGCTCTCGCGCCGTACCGCGGCGACAAGTGGAGCAAGCACTTCAAGGACCTGATCGCTGTGGCGGCGGACGTGGGCCTTAACATCGACTGCCCGTACCGCGAGCTGGAGGACTGGGAGAAAGAGCTCGTGTGGGAGGGCGAAGGCGACTACATCGGCCTTGAAGGTTTCTTCCGGTTCCTGGAGGAGAACTCCTACAAGCGGCACTACCGCATCTTCCGTGCCCGCTTCCGCGGCTACTCCGAATGCCCGGACTGCGAGGGCCACCGCCTGCGCGACGATGCCCTCTACGTGAAGGTGGGCGGCGACTCGGTTGAGAAGAAGCACATCGGCGAGGTCTGTGCGATGACGACGCGGGAGGCGCGCGACTACTTCGAAAACCTGGAGCTGACGGAGTACGAGCAGGAAGTGGCCGGGCGCGTGATGGAGGAACTCCGCAAGCGCAGCCGCTACTTGGTAGACGTGGGGCTCGACTACCTGACGCTCGACCGCCTCGCACAGACCCTCAGTGGCGGCGAGACGCAACGCATCAACCTGTCGACCTCGCTCGGCTCTTCGCTCGTTGGGTCCCTCTACGTGCTCGACGAGCCCACCGTGGGCCTGCACCCGCGCGACAACGAGCGCCTCATCGACATCCTCCAGCGCCTGCGCGACCTCGGCAACACGGTGCTCGTGGTGGAGCACGACCCGGTGACGATGGAGGCGGCCGATCAGATCGTAGACCTCGGCCCGCGCTCTGGCGCGTTCGGCGGCGAGGTCGTCTTTCAGGGCACGTACGAGGAGGTTCTAGAGGACGAGGACTCCCTCACGGGGCAGTACCTGAGCGGCCGGAAGAAAATCGACGTGCCCGACGAACGCCGTCCGGTGGACGAGGACGACGTGATTAGAATCGAGAATGCCCGGCAGCACAACCTCAAGAACGTCGACGTGACGATCCCACTGGGAATGATTACCTGCGTGACGGGCGTCAGCGGGTCCGGCAAGTCGACCCTCACCAACCAGACGCTCTTCGAGGGCCTGCACCGGCTCAAGGGCGGCAGCGGCGACGGCAAGGTGGGGGCGCACGACGCCATTCGCGGACACGAAAATGTGGATGCTGTGGAGATGGTGGACCAGTCGTCCATCGGGCGATCCCCGCGCTCCAACCCGGCGACCTATACCAACGCGTTCGACGGGATTCGCCGCCTCTTTGCCAAGACGCGGCAGGCCAACGTGCACGGCTACGACAAGGGGTTCTTTAGCTTCAACACCACGGGCGGGCGCTGCGAGGAGTGCGAGGGACAGGGTGTGGTGAAGGTGGAGATGCAATTCTTGGCCGACCTCTATCTGGAGTGCGAGGCCTGCAACGGGCGGCGCTACAAGAAGGAGGCCCTCGACGTGACGTATAACGGCAAGAACATCGCCGACGTGCTGGACATGACCGTTGACGAGGCCGCCGAGTTCTTCGAGGGAGAGCGCGCGGTCACCAACAAGCTGGAAACGCTGCAGGAGATCGGGCTCGGGTACCTCACGCTCGGCCAGCCGTCGACCACCCTTAGCGGCGGAGAGGCCCAGCGCATCAAGCTGGCCAGCCACCTCAACAGCCGCTCCTCGGACCGCACGCTCTACATCTTCGACGAGCCGACGACGGGCCTGCATTTCGACGACATCAAGCAGCTTCTTAATGCCTTCGAGCAGCTGGTCGACGACGGCCACTCGGTGATTATCATCGAGCACAATCTCGACGTGATCAAATACGCCGACCACGTGATCGACCTGGGGCCGGAAGGGGGCGATGCCGGCGGGGAGATCGTGGTGACGGGCACGCCCGAAGAGGTGGCGGCCTGCGAAGACAGTCACACGGGGCGATTCCTGCAGGACGTACTGTAAGCCTCCACGACGACCGTGTTCTTGTCTCCTCGTTCCCAGAGACGACCTCGGCCCACGTGCTGTAACAGCCCGGCGTGCGCATCCGTCTTGATGGCGGACCCCGTCGTTCTCCTGGTCCACAGGGGCGCGAACGGCAGGAACCGCACTCACCAGCAGTGCTTCCAAGGAACAAGGGCATTCCCTTCGCTTCCTCCTCTCAGAATCGCCGCTAGTGGTCAGTCAGGCTGAGACTGCCGGGTGCCGAATAGAACACGCGGTGTTGCATACGGCATTTTCTGGGTACAATCCACTGGCCATCATTCGACCCGAAATGGAAACGGGGCGCACCACTAGTCGGGCGACGACGATCGTTCTCCGGCGGCGGTTCCCCCTCTGATTCGTTCTACTGCACCAATGATGTTCACCATGCGATCCCGTACGTTTCTCTGGCTGCTCCCCCTCCTGTTGATTCTCGGCTGTACCAGCTCGGCACAAATGGCCGATACGTCGGCCGGCGCGAAGAAGGCGGAAGACGCTGGCGAGGACCAAGCCAACTTCGAAAAAGATGCTGTGTTGCTAAACGTCAAGTTCCAGGGTGAAGCGACGGGTCGAACGAGGACTGGTTCTTCAGCACGCCGTAGCAAATGTGGAGGAGCTTCCGCATCGCAGCACCGATGATCACCATCTTTTCTTTCCCCCGCTCGGCGAGCCGGTCTCCGAGCGCTTCGACGGCGGCGTTGCACCGAAGGGCTGCAATTGCTGGGAAGTACAGTGCTCTTCGGAGCCGAGAACTCCCAACTTTTGAAAGCCGAGGTTTTCGATGAACCGAGCTGCCCGATTCGTGATGCGAGGGCGTCAGGCCGGCATATGCAGCCGCCTGGCGGGCGCACTCAAAGCGCTCGTGATCCCCGAGCTCCGCAAGCACGAGCGCAGCGGTTGTCGATCCAACCCCCGGGATCGTTTCCAGCAAGTCTCGGTTGCGGGCGAGGGTATCGGTGCTCTCGACGTGCTCGTCGATCTGATCTTCAAGCCGGTCGATCTGCTCGTTTATGCTTTCGAGCACCGACTCAAGCGAGCCGGTAACCGTCGGGTTTTCCGACTGGCGGATCTGGTTTTTCAGACGGTCGTGCTCTTTTTTGAGTTGCTCAAGACCGCGGGTCATCTCCTTCAAGCTTTTTTGCTCCGAAGGTGTTGGTTCCCATAGACTTGGTTCCTCACGCTGGCAAAAGCGCGCGAGGAGACGAGCGTCCACCTTGTCGGTTTTCGACCGGTTGAGCTGGCTCTCAGCGTAGGCGCTTGTGCGTAGTGGGTTGACGATCGAGACGGTCAACCCGCGCTCGTACAAAAAGCGTGCAGCCGGGCGCTGGTAGTCGCCGGAGGCTTCGAGGCAGACGTGAATCTGCTCCGGACTTTCCTCCAGCCGGACATCGGCCTGTGTCTCGATCCAGCTGAGGAACTCATCGAATCCGTCTTTGGTGTTCGACACAGTTTTGGAAGCAAAGACGTCCTCCTCAGATCCAATCAGGGCGATTTCAAGGGACGCCTTGCTCACGTCAATGCCCACGTGATGTGCCGTCGGAGGAACGGAATCAGACGAACTCGAACGATCAGGAGCGGTCATTGCGAGATCCAGACTAATGAATGCAGGCTCGACGATGAGAGCATCGCAGGCGCTCAGATGCTGTTCGGATTCGAACGCAATGAAGAGAGGGCAGGGACTGCTCTTTTTCTCGGGCTCATGGGAAAATTCCCAGGCCGGAACCATCGCACAGGTGGCCCTGCCCTCCAGCTCCGAGCGTCCTCG is part of the Salinibacter sp. 10B genome and encodes:
- the uvrA gene encoding excinuclease ABC subunit UvrA; its protein translation is MPTAESLPTQDPVIANASVTARESAQDHIVIRGARQHNLKDVDLDLPRNELIVFTGPSGSGKSSLCFDTIYAEGQRRYVESLSAYARQFLERMDKPEADLITGLAPAIAIEQKTSGNNPRSTVATQTEIYDHLRLLFARIGTTYSPVSGKPVSKDTPHGVAHALEDEMEDGSRFYLCAPIPEHSDMALRDELRSLRERGFYRILLLPTERQAEKGETPETIDLNQQDPSSVNSYGRDRLLVLIDRLKVKAGDEDTRSRIAESVEQAFDEGDGRCTIVPALRGRDEPPEDGVPTYEFSAHFERDGMRFKEPTPQLFSFNSPVGACPTCQGFGRVAGLDEDLIIPNKELSIREGALAPYRGDKWSKHFKDLIAVAADVGLNIDCPYRELEDWEKELVWEGEGDYIGLEGFFRFLEENSYKRHYRIFRARFRGYSECPDCEGHRLRDDALYVKVGGDSVEKKHIGEVCAMTTREARDYFENLELTEYEQEVAGRVMEELRKRSRYLVDVGLDYLTLDRLAQTLSGGETQRINLSTSLGSSLVGSLYVLDEPTVGLHPRDNERLIDILQRLRDLGNTVLVVEHDPVTMEAADQIVDLGPRSGAFGGEVVFQGTYEEVLEDEDSLTGQYLSGRKKIDVPDERRPVDEDDVIRIENARQHNLKNVDVTIPLGMITCVTGVSGSGKSTLTNQTLFEGLHRLKGGSGDGKVGAHDAIRGHENVDAVEMVDQSSIGRSPRSNPATYTNAFDGIRRLFAKTRQANVHGYDKGFFSFNTTGGRCEECEGQGVVKVEMQFLADLYLECEACNGRRYKKEALDVTYNGKNIADVLDMTVDEAAEFFEGERAVTNKLETLQEIGLGYLTLGQPSTTLSGGEAQRIKLASHLNSRSSDRTLYIFDEPTTGLHFDDIKQLLNAFEQLVDDGHSVIIIEHNLDVIKYADHVIDLGPEGGDAGGEIVVTGTPEEVAACEDSHTGRFLQDVL
- a CDS encoding IS110 family transposase, encoding MTAPDRSSSSDSVPPTAHHVGIDVSKASLEIALIGSEEDVFASKTVSNTKDGFDEFLSWIETQADVRLEESPEQIHVCLEASGDYQRPAARFLYERGLTVSIVNPLRTSAYAESQLNRSKTDKVDARLLARFCQREEPSLWEPTPSEQKSLKEMTRGLEQLKKEHDRLKNQIRQSENPTVTGSLESVLESINEQIDRLEDQIDEHVESTDTLARNRDLLETIPGVGSTTAALVLAELGDHERFECARQAAAYAGLTPSHHESGSSVHRKPRLSKVGSSRLRRALYFPAIAALRCNAAVEALGDRLAERGKEKMVIIGAAMRKLLHICYGVLKNQSSFDPSLHPGT